The Solirubrobacterales bacterium genome includes the window AGTAGAGCGTGATCGGCAGGTTGCTGTCGTGCTTGCGTACCGCCTCGATCAGTGCCTGGGCGGCCATTCCGCCGCCGATCACTGCAAGGCCCTTGGGCGCTGCGTTGCTCATGATGCCCTCTCTTCGTTGCCAGTTTGTTGATGGGCTCGCGGTCGCGGGGCTCGCACGATCGTTCCGTCGTGCGCGATGCGCGGAACGCCGCCGCGCGCGAGTTCCTGGTCCTTGTAACGACGAAGACCTTTAAAAATGCATTGCGAAAACCATTCGCCAGCTGGGTGGTAGAGCTTTACCCACTGCTTGTGCGCGGTGCACCAGCCGAAGTTCAGTCCACTCTCGTCGCGCTCGAAGTTCTTGCAGTCGCGGCAGTCGCGCAGCTTCACGCGGCGCTCGTCGACGACGTCGTCGAGCATGCGCAATGTGCCGTCCTGGTTGATCGCGTCCACTACGCCTCCTCGAGAAGATGGAATCGGTCGATCAGGCCCTGAGGAACCGCGCCGTCGACGTCGCCGACCTTGGTCTCCCACGGACCTGCGTCCATGTGGTCGGTGAGGCTCAGCGCGCAGACCCACTTGACGCCCTTGTAGCCCCAGAGGTATGGCGGCTGCAGCCAGCGCACCGGACCGCCATGAATCACGGGCAGTGCCTCGCCCTCGAGCTCAAGTGCGAACCAGCCATCACGCGCCTGCTCGATCGGGACGCAGGACGCATAGGGACTGTCGGCCGCAGCGAAACGCACGTGCGTCGCGGCAGCCTGGACTCCGGCGGCGTCGATCAACTTGCCCGCCGGTACCCCGACCCAATTGACCTTCGGTCGGCTCCAACCCCAGACACAGTGGAAATCGCTACTGATCGGCTCGGTGCCGAACGAGCGCAGCGTTTCGAGTGAAAACTCAATGGGCACATCGACGAGGCCGCCGACGGAGACCGTCCACTCATCGCGCTGCGGCGGTTCGAGTTCAAGGTGCACAGGCGCAAGCTGATCAATCAGCCGCTGGACTCGCGGCTTCCCGTTCTCGAACGGCAATGGCGACGGGCGGTCTCCCGCTCCACCCGACGCCACCTCGCCATCCTGGCTCTCACTGTTCATCCGTGAACTCATTTCCTCGCCATCAGACCTTGTCCGCGTCGGGCTTGCTCTCCGAGCTGACCGACTGCTTGAACTCACGCATTCCGCCGCCCAGGCCGCGACCAAGTTCAGGCAGCTTCTTTGGTCCGAAGACGACGAGCGCGATCGCCAGGACAATTCCTATTTCCAGCGGTCCGATTCCGGGCATCATGCTGCTTCCTCCGTGACTTCAGGGATCGCCAACTCGTGTTCGAGCAGGTAGACGAGTCGCTCGCGGACGCGCTGAAATTCCGGATCGCGCGCGATCTCTGCGCGGTCACGCGGGCGCTCGATGTTCACTTCGATGATTTCTGCAATCGAAGGCTTCGGCGGGTTACCCATCACGACGATGCGGTCGGCCAGGAAGATCGCCTCCTCGATTCCGTGCGTGACCATCACGACGGTCTCGGTCTCGGCCTCCTTGGACCACATGTCGATCAGCTGCTGCTGCAGGTTGGAGCGCGTCAGCGCGTCGAGCGCGCCGAACGGTTCGTCGAGCAGCAGGACCTTGGGGCCGACGGCGAAGGCACGTGCAACCGCAGTGCGCTGGCGCATGCCGCCGGAGATCTCGCCCGGCTTCTTGTCTTTGTGAATCCACAGGCCCGTGCTCCGGATGTATTTTTCGGCGATCGCACGATTGTCGTCGGCCGAGCGATCCTTGCGTGCCGAGAGCGTTGCCTCGACGACGTTGTCGTAGACCGACATCCATGGCAGCAGCGAGTAATTCTGAAAGACGATCGCGCGGTCGGGACCGGGGCCTTCGACGCGAAAGCCGTCGAGCACGACCTTTCCGCTGGTTGCCGGCTCCAGGCCGCCGATCACATTGAGCAGAGTTGATTTGCCGCAGCCGCTGTGCCCGATGATCGCTACAAACTCGCCCGTCTCGATCGCCAGGTCAACGCCGCGGAGCACCTCCTGCGAACCCGACGTGGTGCTGAACGACTTTCGAATCGCAGTGATGTCAAGCGACATTTAGACCATCTCCTTATAGGCAACGCGGGCTTGCAAGCGGCCAAAGCCGAAGTCGAGTGCCATGCCGATGAAGCCGATCAGGAAGATCGCCGCCGCGACGTTGGCGAGGTTCGACGCGTTGTATGCGTCCCAGACGTAGAAGCCGATTCCGGTCCCGCCCGAGAGCATTTCGGCCGCGACGATCACCATCCAGGCGATGCCCATCGAGATGCGCATTCCAGTCACCACCGACGGCAGGCTGTAAGGCAACAGCACGTGGCGCACGTACTTGACCCGACTGAACTGGAAGACCCGCGCAACGTTTTTGTGGGCCTGCGGGACCGACGAGACGCCGAAGGCGGTATTCAGGAGCGTCGGCCAGATTGAGGTGATGAAGATCACGAAGATCGCGGCCAACGGCGCAGCCTTGAGAACGACCAGTCCGAGCGGAAACCAGGCCAGCGGCGATACCGGGCGCAGCAACTGCACTACTGGATTGAACATCGCCCAAGCTGACTTGCTCGCTCCCATCAGAAATCCAAACGGGACGGCGACTACGGTCGCGATTCCGAACCCGATGAACACGCGTTGCAGCGAAGTCACCAGCTGGATTCCAATCCCCTTGTCATTGGGGCCGTTGTCCTGAAACGGAGTCCTCAGAAGTTCGATCAGCGCGCTGATCGATTCTGCTGGAGTGGGCAGTCCATCGGAGAAGGCCGCGATCATCGCCCAGAGGGCGAATAGCGCGGCAAATCCCGCGGTTCCCAGGGCGATCGTCAGGCCGACGCTCCCGAGCCGATCGACGAGCTTGCCGCCACGTTGGGCGGCTGACCGGCGCGGTGCCTTGTCGAGCCGGGCAGCTCCGGCCTCTGCCGCGACCGCTTCGATGTGGGTATCGGGGGTCATGCGCGGTTGGCCTCCTTCTGCGGGTCCTTGGGGTCGAAGTAGGTGTTGTCGAGCTTCACCGTGAACGGGTCCATACCGTCGTCGGGCACCTTCACGCCCTCGGACTTGGCGACCTCCGCGTAGAGATCACTGAGCAGCACGCTCTCGGCAATCTTCTCGTAGGCCGGAGCCTTGTCGAGGTAGCCGAACCGCTGGTACTGCGCGAGAAACCAGATGACTTCGCTCGCTCGCGGAACGTTGGTCTCCCCGTCACGGAAAAAGCGCATCCGCCTCGGGCCGAACTGCTTGGTGCCAAGGCCGGCGCCGAGGTCGTAGTTGCCGAGAAGTCGCGGCTCGATGGCCTCGGGCTCAGCATTGACGAGCGCCGGCGTACCGATCGTCTTCGCGACCTTTGGAATGTTCTTTTCGTCGTCGCAGAACTGACAGGCGTCAAGCACGGCGGCCATGACCTCCTTGAGTTCGGACTTGCGCTTGGTCGCGAAGTCATCGCTTACGACCAACGCCTTTTCAGGGTGGTTGGTCCAGATGTCCTGCGAAGCGATCGTCGTGAATCCGATCTTCTTGTCAACCGCAACTGCGTTCCAGGGCTCGCCCACGGAGTATCCGTTCATGTTGCCGGCGGTCATGTTCGCGACCATCTGCGGCGGCGGGATCGGAATGATTTTGGCCGCGTCCATCGACACGCCCATTGCCAAAAGCCAGTAGCGCAACCAGGCGTCGTGGGTGCCGCCGGGGAAAGTCATCGCGAATGTCTGCCCCTTGCCGCCGTTGATCGCGGCCTTTGCCTTGGCGAGATCGCCGTATCCGGCGGCAGCAAGATCCTCCTTCAGCGTGATCGCCTGACCGTTGTTGTTCAAGGTCATCGCGATCTTCAGCCTGTCGGTGGGCGGCTGGCCGCCGAGTCCGGCGGCGCCCGCCAGGGGCATGCTGTAAAGGCAGTGCGCAGCGTCTATGTCGCCGTTCAGAAGCGCGTCGCGCGTCGCCGGCCAGGATGCCTGCTTGACGACCGATACGTTGAGCCCGCGCTGTTTGAAATAGCCAAGAGCGTCGGCCAGGATGATCGGCGCGCAGTCGGTCAGCGCGATGAAGCCGATCTTGATCTCCTTGGCGCCCGAAGCGCCCCCGCCAGAGCTGCTTTCACTGGTCGCGCCGCAAGCCGAGAGCGCCCATGCTGGGAGCGCGGCCGCAGCCGCCACCGCACTGCTGCGGACAAGAACGTCGCGACGCGAAATCGGACGATTGAGCGGATTCGCGAGTTTCGCCTCGAGGGCATTCCGCGGGTCTTGGGGCATTGCCGTCTCCTTGAGATTCAGTCACCGAGCGGCACTCCTTGGCCATCCGGCAACACTGATGGGGGTCAGTGGTGTTGCTGTACCGAATGTAGGTCCGTACTCAATGGGGCAGCGAGGCCTGTAGGACAAAGATTCAGGGGGTCGCCTGTACGAATGGAGAGTGCGTGGCCGGGTCCGTTAACAGCGGCTTTTTTCCTGCAAATCTGCGGTTTTTGTTGGGCCGTTGCCGGTCGTACATTCGCTACGACTGGCCAATCTGCCGACTTCCTGACAGAATTTGTACTTCTGCACAGACCGCCGACTATGCGCTCACGTGGGCACTCGAACGGGTTTCCGTAGGGGCCGCGGTGGAGAATCTGCAAACAGAGTCCATCGTTCACTTCGAGCACGTGGACCGGCCCGAGCGCCACAGGAGCCTTCTTCAGGGCAAGCGCTTCGCGCGCGTCGGCAATCTGCTGCTCGGTGATCCACTCAGGAATCTGGAGCAGGACCGTCCACTCCCATTCATCGCGCTTGCCAACCACGAACGCAGGTTTGTCCTCTGAGCTGCACCTGGCCGAGAGCGGTCCGACGACGAAGTCGCGGACGTCCTGCTTCCTGGCAGTCAGCCTCAACGGGTACGCGAGCGCGTAAAGCGCGGTGAAGGCGTTGATGAACTCCTGCGCCGAGGCTGGATCGCCACGACCGTCGGCGGCGAGCTACCGAAGTGAGGGCACCTCGATCAGCTAGAAATCTCTCGCCGATGGCAGTAGACCTCCCGGAACTCGCGTTCGAAATCGAACTTGTCCTCGCGGACCAGACTAGAGGACGCGCCGAAACACTCCGACCACGGATCCGACCACTGCGGCCTCGCGCGTGCGAATCGGTTCGTAGGCGTCATTCTCTGGCTGGAGGCGAATGTGGTCACTCTCGCGGAAGTAGCGTTTGACTGTCGCTTCATTCTCAATCAGTGCGACCACGATCTCACCGTCGCGAGCGGTCTGCTGCGACTTTACGACCACGAAGTCGCCGTCGAGAATGCCCGCCTTCTCCATCGAGTCTCCGCGCACGGAGAGGACGAAGTCTGCATTGTCACCGCCGGCGATGCGCGGGATGTCGATGTACTCCTCGATGTTCTGCTCGGCGACGATCGGACCACCTGCGGCTACTGAGCCGATCAGTGGCAGTCCGGAGGTGGCGTCTGAGATCGATTGACCGATGCGCTCGGCGGCGCGGCGCGTGGCGCCAGCTGCGCCGTTGACCTTGTCGCCAAGAATCTCGAGTGCGCGCGGCTTGGTCGGGTCTCGTCGGATTGCGCCGGCCTTTTCCAAATTGGCAAGGTGGGCATGCACCGTCGACGAGGAGGTGAGACCAACGGCCCCGCCAATGTCGCGGACCGTCGGGGGGTACCCGTTGGTGTCGAGATACTCCTGAATGAAGTCGAGAATCTCTGATTGGCGCCGCGTGAGCGGTGCCGGAGTCTCTGTCTGCTCAATCATTGGTCGTCTCACCTTCGACTCGTCGACGTTGTTAAAAACAACTGTGCATTGCTTGTGCGTTCCGCCTCTCGGACCTCCCGTGGTGTCTGGACGACTGACGACTCCAAACACACAATCTCTGAGGCGAACACCTGTTCGGAATATAAGCGGAGCCGCCGGACGGAACGTTTGTTCGTATGACGAATTGCAACAACTGAGGGCTAATCTCGCCCGCGTGAGCCCTGGTTTCCCCTTGAAGATCGAGATCGACCAGAAGTACGCGTTCGACTCCGAGATCACTCGCAAGTTCACGGCGAACACTTTTCCGGGCTGGCTCGGCTTCGAGATCCTCGAGCTCGGCCCCGAGCGCACCGTCGGCAAAATGGTTGTGAGCGAGCGCCACCTCCACAACGTCGCCTACATGCACGCTGGTGCCTGGACCGCGTTCGCCGACAGCATCGCCGGCTGGGGTGCCGCGCGCCTTCTGCCCGTCGGCTGGAACTTCACCACCGCAGAGATGAAGACGAACATCTTTCACACGGCGAGCGCTGGCGATGAGCTGCTCGCGGTCGCCTACCCACTTCACGTCGGCCAGCGCACTCACGTCTGGGAAGTCCGCATCGCGCGCGACGACATCCAGGTCGCGAACTTCATCTGTACCCAAGTGTTGCTTGCACCCAAGCCGGACCAGCCGAAGAAGTCGACCAGCGAGGTCCCGCCCGAGGCCGTCGGCCGCGAAGGCCACGAGCGCACCCCCGAAGTGGAGCCGCTCGAGATTCCGCAGGGTCCCTACGCCACGCACCTTGGCATCGATGCGATCGAAATCAGCAAGGACCGCGCGATCGGTCGCATGGTGATCGACGAGCGCCACCTGCACAGCGGCAAGTTCATGCACGGCGGCGTCTGGGCGACGCTCGGCGACACAGTCGCTGGCTGGGGCACGCGTGAGAATCTGCGCGAGGGCCAAGTCTTCAGCAGCTCAGACCTGAAGGTCAACGTAATCGGCGCCGGCAAGCTCGGGATGGTGCTCGACGCTGAGGCCACCCCGCTCCACGTCGGCGCCCGAACTCAGGTCTGGATGGTCGCGATTCGCAGCGACGGCAAGATCGTGGCTGAGTTCATGAATACGCAGATGGTTCTCACGCCCGACGCGTGAGTGTCGGCGTCTACACTTCGCAAGCCCTCGCGCCAGTGGCGGAATTGGTAGACGCGCAAGGTTGAGGGCCTTGTGGGCCGTTTGGCCCGTGGTGGTTCGAGTCCACTCTGGCGCATATATCGCAGTGCCCCCAGGGGCTGCGATCAAGAGCAGGCTTCCTCACGACTTCGTGAGGCGGCCTACTCGTTCCGTGAGGATCACGTCGAGGTTCCACGGCTCGCCGGGTTTTGCGGGCTTGAACAGCTCTGTTCGCAGGCCGGTGTCGGCGACGATCTTCTCGACTCCGACGGGCTCGTCGGAGGCCTCTTTGGATTCCACGAGGATCCTTGCGACGTCGCCGCGAGCGGCCTTGGCCATGTGCGTGACAAGGACTCGTTCGCCGTATTCTTCGACGAACACGCGGACTCCGAGCAACTCGCCGTGCGCGGGCTTCCAGGCCGCGATGTATCCACCGGATCTCATGTCAACGACCAGGCCCTCGCTCGGCAGTGCCTCGGTCAGGGCCGGTTTCCAGAACGAAGCGAGCCCCTTCATGCGTGGAAGCGATGCACCGATCCCAAGCCGGTACGCCGGGATCCGATCCTCGAGTCGAACAACGCCCCACAGCGCCGACTGAATCAGGATGCGTTCGGCAGCGCGTCTGCGTTCGGCGGCCTTGAGCGAATGCAGGTCGAGGTACTGGTAAAGAACCCCGCTGTAAACATCTGCCGCATCAGCGGCCGGCGCGTTCAAGAGATCCGCGTTGCGCGCGATCTCCCTCACCTGCGACTTGCCCAATCCCAGCGCCTTCAGGGCACGCTTCGGATCGATCGTGGTCAGGCCGTCGAGCTTGGCGATCAACCGCTCGCGCTCAGGCGTCAGCTCGGGGTGAGCGAGCGAAGCAAGGTCAACCGGAGCAGCACCCTCGGGCGCGTCGGTCTTTCCTTCAGATGGCGGGAGCATTACGAACACGCGCGGCAGCGTACGCGCAAGAACGGCGGCGTTTGGCTACTTGAGCGCCGGAAGCTGGACGGTCTGAATTGCCGGCCATGTCGCGGCATCGATCTGACCGGTCACGGGCAGCCCGCGACGGGTCTGGAAGTCCCGGACGGCGGCGGTCATCTTTGCGTCGTAGACAAGGCTCGTGTTGAGTTTTGCGCCGGCGGCGTTCAGCTTGAGCTTGCACCAGCGAACCATGTCATTTTTGTAGCCCTCGCGCAGCAACGGATACGGTAGTGCCGGTTTGGGCGCCGGGGCCGGCAATGACTTTCCGAGCGCGGTCCAAGTCTTGGGCCGCGTGTCGTGCCAGACCCACCAGCTGTACCCCGGGGCGCGGTAGCGCTTGGCGTACTTGCGGAAAGTCAAGGCCTGGGCTGCAGTGACGCCTTCATAGGTCTGACCGAGCGGAAGTATCGGCCGCTGATAGATCTGATTGAGCGTGTAGGTGCGATAGAAAACCTGCGAAATCGCGACATTGAAGGCGCGGAAGTACATCTGAGGCAAGTTCATCTGTGCGCCGCCCGGTCCGAGGAAGACACTGTATGGAATCGTCGGGTGGAAGTCGGGATAGGCGAAGCTCGTGAATCCAACCGGGTAATCGCTGCCAACCTGCGAGCGAAGTTTCTTTATGTAGGTCGCGGCCTGAGCATGCTTGCCCCCATACTCGACCTCGGCGTCGATCACGATGCAGTCCGCGCCCGACTTGGCGGCGCGCGCCGCGAGGTTCGCCTCGACGAGCGGATACGCACCGTAGACGTACTGCCAGGCGCAGACCTTGAGGCCCGCTGCCTTGAGCGGTGCGACATACATGTCCCACTGTCTCCACCAGTTCGCCCCGTCGGAACTCTTCACATAGACCGTCTTGATCTTGTTCTTCTTGGCCTTGGCGGCGATCTTTGCGACGTCGCCCTTCTCGGCCTGAGTTACGTACCACATCCACATGCCCTGACCGTGCATCGGGTTGGATCTGGCGGCGGCGCCCGCAGGTGCCAGCGCGGCCACCGACAGCGCCGCAATGACGAACACGACCGACGTGAGTGGTCGCGCGCGACGAACGTTTGGATGTACCGAGCCAGGCATCATCGTTCTCTTACCCGAACACGTGAGATGACCTTTAGTCGCGGCAATGATGCAATTGACCTTCCGTTCGGAATCATTTCCTGTATTCTTCCCAAAAGCGGAATGACATGTCATTCTTTGCAAACTTCAATGAAACTCACCCAGCGGGAGTATCGGCGTGAACGCCACACAGCAGACCAAGGTCCTCGTAATAGGCGGCGGATACAGCGGAATCGGAGCCGCGATTCGCCTCAACCAAGCCGGAATCGACGACTACATCCTGATCGAGAAGGCAAGCAAGCTCGGCGGCACCTGGCGCGAGAACACCTACCCGATGGCCGGCGCCGACACCCCGTCGATCATCTACTCATTCAGTTACGCGCGCAATCCCGACTGGGACTTCACATTCGCCCTCCAGCCGCAGATAGAGAAGTACCTCGACGACGTGGCAGACCGCTTCAAGGTCCCTGAGCACGTCCAGTTCAACACCGCCGGCGAGATGGCCGAGTGGGATGAAGAAGCAAAACACTGGACCGTGCAGACCAACAACGGCACGATCATCGCCAAGTACGTGATCACTTGCGCCGGGCCGATGCACGAGGCCGCACTGCCAAACCTTCCCGGCGTGGACACCTTCACCGGCGATGCCTTCCACACCGCCAGATGGGACCACGATGTAGAGCTGAAGGGCAAGCGCGTGGCCGTGATCGGCACCGGCGCCTCGGCCATCCAGTACGTGCCGGTGATCCAGCGCCAAGTCGGCAAGCTGATCCTCTTCCAGCGCACCGCCCCCTGGGTGATGCCGCGCTTCAACCGCAAGGCGACCAAGCTCAAGAAGTCGATCTACCGCCGCTTCCCGGCGGTCAACCGCGCGGTCGCCCACGCGATCTACGCCGGTAGCGAGGGCCTGCAGCTGCTCGAACGCCGTCCCAGGCGCATGCGCCTGCTCGAGAAGGTCGCGCTCGCCCACCTTAAGAAGCAGGTGCCGGACGAGAAGCTCCGCGAAGAGCTCACTCCAAACTTCGCGATGGGCTGCAAGCGCATTCTCTTCAGCAACACCTGGTACCCGGCGATCACCGCGGACAACGCCGAGATCGTCTCGCACGGAGTCAGCGAGATCACCGCGACCGGTCTGGTCGACACCGCCGGCGAGCACCACGAGGCCGACGTGATCATCTACTCAACCGGTTTCAAGGTGACGGACCCCGATGTCGCTAAGCGCGTGCGAGGCCGCGACGGCCAGATGCTCTCCGACCTATGGCAGGGCAGCCCATACGCGTATCAATCAGTCACCGTGCACGGCTACCCGAACGCCTTCGTGATGCTCGGGCCAAACGTCGGCAATGGGCACGGGTCGGTCACCACGCTGGTCGAGCTGCTCTCGGACTACGTGGTGAACGGCATCGAGACCGCCGAGCGCATCGGCGCGCAGAGCATCGAGGTAAAGCAGCACGTCCAGGACGTCTGGAATGCCGAGATCCAGGACTCCCTGCGCGGAACCGTCTGGAACGACGGCGGATGTTCGAGTTACTACATCGACTCCACCGGCCGAAATTCGGCGATCTACCCATGGACGACGCTGCGCTTCCGCCGCGACACAAAGACCTTCGATCTCAACGACTACGAAGTGACCTTGCCCGGCGCCCCCGCGCCGGGACAACCCGCCAAAGAAACGGTGACCGCATGAACCGCAATCCCGCACCCATCTCATTGATCGGCGCGACTGTCGCAATCACCGGCGCGGCCCGAGGTATCGGCCTCCAAGCCGCCAAGGACTTCAACGACCGCGGCGCCGTCGTCGTGATCGGCGATCTCGATGAGCAGGCGACGCTCGACGCCGCCACGGCGATCGGCCCGCGGACGCGCGGAATCCAGCTCGACGTGACAAGCCGCGAGTCGTTCTCAAACTTCATTCAGACCATTGAGCGTGAGATTGGACCGATCGACATCCTCGTGAACAATGCCGGAATCATGCCGGCAGGCCCCTTCCTGGAAGAGCCTGAGTCGGCGATGGACACGCAGATCGACGTCAACTTCCGTGGGCCGATGATCGGCATGCGTAAGGTACTCCCGTTGATGATCGAGCGCAAGCGCGGCCACGTCGTGAACGTCGCCTCGATGGCCGGAAAGTTCCCCGTTCCCGGGCTCGCGGTCTACTCGGGCACCAAGCACGCGGTGGTCGGGATGTCGGCCGCGATCCGCGACGAGCTGGCTGGCACCGGCGTGTCGATCTCGACCGTCATGCCCAACGCCGTTCGCACCGAGCTGACGAGCGGACTGCCGACCGAACGCATCGGGATCCTCAAACCCGAGCAGGTCGCAGAGGCAATCGTGAGTTCAGTTGAGAACCGCCGCGAAGAAATCGCCGTCCCGCGCTGGTACAGCGCCTACCCCGCGCTGCCGGTGTTGCTCCCGACGGGTCTCTTGGCCATGATGAAGAAGCTGATGGGCGTGCACCGCCTGCTCGACCACACTCGAATCGATCGCAAGACCCGCGACAAATACGACGAGCGCATCGCCGGCTCGAGTTCGCGCGAAAGCGACGCTGCACGCGAAGAATCGAACGTGGCATGACCGCCACAGCAGCTGACCGACGCGCAGCCCGCGCCGAAGCGCGGCGCGAGGAAATACTCGACGCCGCGCAGCGCATTTTCGCGACCAAGGGCTACAACGAGACCGGGATCGCGGACGTTGCAGCCGAGCTCGGGATCGGTCACGGCACGTTCTACCGCTACTTCGAGAACAAGCAGGACATCGCCGCCCAGGTGCTCGATCGCGCAATCCTTGACATCGCCTCGGCGCTGTCAGACGAGGACCCTCACGCATCCAACGACGTCGATGAATACCGCGCGCAGACCACGCGGATCATGCTGCGGATGTTCGAGAAGCTGGAGTCTCACCCCGAAGCGTTCACGATCCTCCACGTCCAGTCGGTCGCCATCGACCCGACCGCAACGCAGCGCTCGTTCGAGGCGTACTCG containing:
- a CDS encoding helix-turn-helix transcriptional regulator — encoded protein: MTATAADRRAARAEARREEILDAAQRIFATKGYNETGIADVAAELGIGHGTFYRYFENKQDIAAQVLDRAILDIASALSDEDPHASNDVDEYRAQTTRIMLRMFEKLESHPEAFTILHVQSVAIDPTATQRSFEAYSAYTEAFLRNGIEKGYLRADMDLEITAQALVGLIFEGTRRAIAEDTPRELWMRWINAGVALMFEGVAAA